TGCAAAATGAAAAAACATACGGACTGTTTATGCAGCGACTAAACAGACATATTGAACATACATTTTCACCTGAGCGCTTATTACCGATATTAGATAAGATGGCTGAAAATCACAGACATTATATAGAAGAGCAGGTTAAAAGGTGGCATGTGCCTGCATCAGTTTATCAATTTGAACAAAATATTAAAGATTTAGAAAGATTTATAATTCGTCGCCATGAATTGATGAGCAGGCAATTCTCTAAGATTGCAAGAGAATCAGTAAAGGTTTATCCAAATCCGCTTTCTCTTGAAACCGGAAAACTAACTGTCAGCGCCACGTTTTTGAAAAACAATAGCAAACTGCAGTATAGTCTTATTGATATGAAAGGAATGGAAATGCTTTCCGGAGAGATTCAAAATGGCAGAGAATTAACGTTTCCCCGGAGCATAAACCCGGGTAGTTATATTTTAAAACTTAAAAATGATGGTTTTGTATTCAATAAAAAGCTTATTATTCAGTAGAAGTCTGAATCAGAGGGCATTACTTTTTTTATTATTCCTTTGCTTTTTTAACTCAAATAATGCGTCGGGAGAAATCAATAAAACTGAGCGCATTATTATTGAAGTAGAACCATTTAAGCAAATTTATAATAGTGCTTTTTTCAGCAATTTGTGTATGATAACTTCTGATGGCTGCATACATAATATTTCCGGCTTTGATTTTGAGTGGGGTTTCCATTATGAACTTGAAGTGGATAAAATAAACATAGAATTTCCACAGGCAGATTCTTATAGCATTAAATATGAATTGGTAAGGATTATTGAGAAAGAAAAAGAAACAGTTGATTTACAATTTTACAATATGGTAAAGCTAAACAGGAGCTTGTCGTCTTCTGAATTTATACCGGCATTTGAGTTTACCCAAAATGACACAGCCATTTATTTCAATGAAGTGAATGTATTGATAAATGATAAGGATTTAGTGGAAATATTGAAAGCTAATAGTTCCGGATACTACCGGATTTTATTTGAGGTTTTAGATAAAAAACATTTGCAA
The nucleotide sequence above comes from Chitinophagaceae bacterium. Encoded proteins:
- a CDS encoding DUF4377 domain-containing protein, which codes for MMVLYSIKSLLFSRSLNQRALLFLLFLCFFNSNNASGEINKTERIIIEVEPFKQIYNSAFFSNLCMITSDGCIHNISGFDFEWGFHYELEVDKINIEFPQADSYSIKYELVRIIEKEKETVDLQFYNMVKLNRSLSSSEFIPAFEFTQNDTAIYFNEVNVLINDKDLVEILKANSSGYYRILFEVLDKKHLQLLSIRKVE